A region from the Chitinophaga sp. Cy-1792 genome encodes:
- a CDS encoding SusC/RagA family TonB-linked outer membrane protein, translating into MNPASTIRTRSTACHRPFKRLTVMLLMVFCLGISLKAGAQTITYSSKKATLQQVFAEIKKQSGYVVIFNPDQIDVTVSVSVNARNQPIATFLKSLFAGLPLKYSIVGTTIVVIRKTDDMQHATPEDKAPTRDVSGVVSDNKSTTPLIGVTAVIAASGKGTQTDEKGLFTLKNVNEDDIITFTSIGFQKTSVSVARLRTIFNVKLEPATSELDQAVVQAYGITSKRLATGNISRITAKEIERQPVLNPLLALQGQVPGLLITQTSGYASAPVKVEIRGRNSLGSNFIGDPLYVIDGVPLTVLDLPDVYHPDGVSAGYMQAGMTATNGQSPLFSMNPRDIESIEVLKDADATAIYGSRAANGVILITTKKGKPGKTSFGFDVNQGYIDIPHYRKMLNTQQYVQMRKEAFKNDGVTPTPANAADITVWDTTRYTDWQKTILGTGSQTTVSTSLSGGDASNTFRIGGNYSRQVDVLSQSGSSKQASLSANLGHRSQNQKLSVNLGTQYSYTHVDAISANPNILNLPPNAPGIYNSKGELNWDEWNASNNGSDFPFGYLLQTNAMETNQFSTNLGINYELVKGLTLSTTAGFTNMAANTSYIVPIASQNPLLNPTGMANFGTTKNTNWIIEPQIAYTRYIGKGDLKIQVGGSLQSTITDAVTSFGLGYTDDNMLKSINNALIQQTAENYARYKYAGAFARINYNWDNKYIINLNGRRDGSSRFAPGSQFGNFGSVGLAWNLSEEPWMKAVLPEWVSFMKLRTSYGITGSDGSIGDYAYLSQWAVKLSGTPLYPYDGVQPLVPIHAMNQQYHWESNKKYEAAFNISLLQDRINLEAAYYNYRSGDQVTAIPTPSYTGFSIVTANWAAVVANTGWEGTLRATLVEKKDLRWTINFNIATNKNRLVSYPGIEESPYYTLYRVGQSLSAEYVLHYLGVDPQTGRYTFEDHNKDGQAISNGGVPPGTGNDDRYIVLDKNPKYYGGMGTGLTYKGWNLDLFFDYKRQIGENPFIVVPGAFGNLPVAALHDHWQKPGDIAAYPAYSNSNGTSIGSSDAAWINASYLRLRNIALSYSLPDAMMKRMHMAGCRVFVRAQNIFTITSYPGMDPETRDRSSVPPSRTITGGFSLNL; encoded by the coding sequence ATGAATCCAGCATCAACTATTCGCACACGGTCAACAGCCTGCCACCGGCCATTTAAAAGGCTGACCGTCATGCTGCTGATGGTCTTCTGCCTGGGAATTTCCCTGAAGGCAGGAGCACAAACAATCACCTACAGCAGCAAGAAAGCTACGCTGCAACAGGTGTTTGCAGAGATTAAAAAACAGTCCGGCTACGTCGTGATATTTAATCCGGACCAGATAGACGTCACTGTATCCGTTTCCGTAAATGCCAGAAACCAGCCAATAGCTACTTTCCTGAAATCCCTCTTTGCCGGATTACCACTGAAATATAGTATCGTAGGTACTACCATTGTGGTGATCCGGAAAACGGATGACATGCAGCATGCTACCCCCGAAGACAAAGCGCCCACGCGCGATGTCTCGGGTGTGGTATCTGACAACAAAAGCACCACTCCACTCATCGGTGTTACCGCAGTAATCGCCGCCAGCGGCAAAGGCACCCAAACAGATGAAAAAGGTTTGTTTACACTGAAGAACGTCAATGAAGACGATATCATCACCTTCACCAGCATCGGTTTTCAGAAAACTTCGGTTTCCGTTGCACGCCTGAGAACCATCTTCAACGTGAAGCTGGAACCCGCCACCAGCGAGCTGGACCAGGCAGTGGTACAGGCCTATGGTATCACCAGTAAGCGACTGGCCACAGGTAATATCTCCAGGATCACTGCAAAGGAAATAGAAAGACAACCCGTACTGAACCCGCTGCTGGCCTTGCAAGGGCAGGTACCCGGGTTACTCATCACCCAAACCAGCGGCTATGCCAGTGCCCCGGTGAAAGTGGAAATAAGAGGACGCAACTCCCTTGGTTCCAATTTTATCGGCGATCCGCTCTATGTGATCGATGGTGTGCCCCTGACAGTACTCGACCTCCCGGATGTATATCATCCTGATGGTGTCAGCGCCGGATATATGCAAGCCGGCATGACCGCAACAAATGGACAAAGCCCGCTCTTTAGCATGAACCCACGCGATATCGAAAGTATTGAAGTGCTCAAAGATGCAGATGCTACCGCTATCTACGGCTCCCGCGCCGCAAATGGTGTTATCCTCATCACTACCAAAAAAGGTAAGCCTGGCAAAACAAGTTTCGGCTTCGATGTTAACCAGGGTTATATAGATATTCCTCATTACAGGAAAATGCTGAATACACAGCAGTATGTGCAGATGAGAAAAGAGGCTTTCAAGAATGATGGCGTCACACCTACTCCTGCCAATGCTGCCGATATTACGGTTTGGGATACTACCCGTTATACCGACTGGCAGAAAACGATTCTGGGAACAGGTAGCCAGACAACCGTCAGCACCAGCTTGTCAGGCGGAGATGCCAGCAATACTTTCCGTATTGGCGGTAACTACAGTCGTCAGGTAGATGTACTGAGCCAGAGCGGGTCCAGTAAGCAGGCGTCTTTAAGCGCCAACCTGGGCCACCGCAGCCAGAACCAGAAACTGTCCGTTAACCTCGGAACACAATATTCCTATACACATGTAGATGCCATCTCCGCCAATCCAAATATTTTAAACCTGCCGCCGAATGCGCCAGGGATATATAACAGCAAAGGAGAACTCAACTGGGACGAATGGAATGCCAGCAATAACGGCAGTGACTTCCCGTTTGGTTACCTGTTGCAGACAAATGCGATGGAAACTAACCAGTTCAGCACCAACCTGGGTATCAACTATGAACTGGTAAAAGGACTTACGCTGTCTACTACCGCAGGCTTTACGAATATGGCTGCCAATACCAGCTATATCGTACCTATTGCTTCCCAGAATCCGCTGTTGAATCCAACAGGTATGGCCAACTTCGGCACCACAAAAAATACCAACTGGATCATAGAACCGCAGATCGCCTATACCCGCTACATCGGCAAGGGCGACCTGAAAATACAGGTGGGTGGTAGCTTACAGTCTACGATCACCGATGCAGTAACCTCCTTCGGTTTAGGCTACACCGATGATAATATGCTCAAAAGCATCAACAATGCACTGATCCAGCAAACTGCTGAAAACTATGCCCGTTATAAATATGCCGGTGCTTTTGCACGTATCAATTATAACTGGGACAATAAATATATCATTAACCTGAATGGCAGGAGAGACGGCTCTTCCAGGTTTGCGCCGGGAAGTCAGTTCGGTAACTTCGGCTCGGTGGGCCTGGCATGGAACCTCTCGGAAGAGCCATGGATGAAGGCAGTTCTGCCGGAATGGGTGAGCTTCATGAAACTGCGTACCAGTTACGGTATCACAGGTAGCGATGGCTCCATCGGAGACTATGCCTACCTGTCGCAATGGGCGGTGAAGCTTAGCGGCACGCCGTTATATCCGTACGACGGTGTACAGCCGCTGGTGCCTATACATGCCATGAACCAGCAATACCACTGGGAGTCGAATAAAAAATATGAAGCTGCCTTTAATATCAGCCTCCTGCAAGACCGTATCAACCTGGAAGCGGCCTATTATAACTACCGTTCCGGCGACCAGGTAACTGCCATCCCTACTCCGTCTTATACCGGTTTCAGCATCGTTACCGCCAACTGGGCTGCCGTAGTTGCCAACACCGGATGGGAAGGCACCCTCCGCGCCACACTGGTGGAGAAAAAAGATCTCCGCTGGACCATCAACTTTAATATCGCTACCAATAAAAACAGACTGGTATCTTATCCGGGTATTGAGGAGTCGCCGTACTATACCCTTTACCGCGTAGGACAGTCCCTGAGTGCGGAATATGTGCTGCATTACCTCGGAGTGGACCCTCAAACAGGGCGCTACACTTTTGAAGATCATAACAAGGATGGTCAGGCAATCTCCAATGGTGGCGTACCTCCGGGCACCGGCAACGACGACCGCTACATCGTACTGGATAAAAATCCTAAATACTACGGTGGTATGGGCACCGGACTTACCTATAAAGGCTGGAACCTTGACCTGTTCTTCGATTACAAGCGTCAGATCGGGGAAAATCCCTTCATAGTGGTGCCAGGAGCATTTGGTAACCTGCCGGTAGCTGCCCTGCACGACCACTGGCAGAAACCTGGTGATATCGCCGCCTATCCCGCCTATAGCAATTCCAACGGTACCTCTATTGGTTCGTCTGATGCCGCATGGATAAATGCCTCCTATCTCCGGCTGCGTAACATCGCTCTCAGCTATAGCCTCCCTGATGCAATGATGAAGAGAATGCATATGGCCGGCTGCCGCGTTTTTGTACGGGCACAAAATATTTTCACCATCACCAGCTACCCGGGTATGGACCCTGAAACACGGGATAGGTCCAGTGTTCCACCTTCCAGAACTATCACCGGCGGCTTTTCCCTTAACCTCTAA
- a CDS encoding RagB/SusD family nutrient uptake outer membrane protein, translating to MQRNQRNIVVAGSLLLLGMLSACKKLVTVPDPINTISTGQVFSTEKQANSAIAGVYSKMINGANAGSAQEMGLQGFSAGLSTILGGLSSDELYNYRGTADQSLYGINTNKLTIYNSDKPWSAWRSAYDAIYGANSIIEGIAASKSASLKDSVRKALTGEAKFVRAFSYFYLVNFFGDVPLALTIDFNVTAKLSRAPQDQVWKLIIDDLKEASQSMPAAYPTATGERIRPNKYAALALLARAYLYTGDYSNAVTAATEVIDDKADYTLESDLSRVFLTGSREALWQLQETSTSFSLKGATPEGFIMQPLVMKISPATYCLTPSLAATFEPGDLRWKQWVDSTDNTTGNNDKPGVTYFPAKYKVGQATGIPGMLPTEYYMALRLAEVYLIRAEAAANGGAGGIATAISDLNMIRNRAGLSSLSAGLNKDQVLAAVAKERRTELFAEWGHRWFDLKRTKLMHDVLANDPLKQPWIGDYQAVYPIPVLEISTNHFLTQNPFY from the coding sequence ATGCAGAGAAATCAGAGAAATATAGTTGTTGCCGGCAGCCTGCTGCTGCTGGGCATGTTGAGCGCCTGCAAAAAGCTGGTGACAGTGCCTGATCCTATCAATACCATTTCCACCGGGCAGGTATTCAGCACAGAAAAACAAGCCAATAGTGCGATAGCAGGTGTTTATAGTAAGATGATCAACGGTGCGAACGCTGGCAGTGCTCAGGAAATGGGACTGCAAGGCTTTTCCGCAGGATTGTCTACCATCCTCGGCGGGTTATCTTCCGATGAACTTTATAACTACAGGGGTACCGCAGATCAATCGCTCTACGGTATCAACACCAATAAACTGACCATCTATAACAGCGATAAGCCATGGTCTGCATGGAGATCGGCATATGATGCCATCTATGGCGCCAACTCTATCATTGAAGGAATAGCAGCCAGTAAATCCGCTAGCCTGAAAGATAGTGTGCGCAAGGCTTTGACGGGAGAGGCGAAATTCGTACGTGCGTTCAGTTATTTTTACCTGGTAAATTTTTTCGGAGATGTACCACTGGCGCTTACCATCGACTTTAACGTAACCGCTAAACTGTCGAGAGCGCCACAGGACCAGGTATGGAAACTGATTATTGATGACCTGAAAGAGGCTTCGCAGAGCATGCCTGCAGCTTATCCTACCGCCACCGGCGAACGTATAAGACCTAACAAATACGCCGCACTTGCCTTGCTGGCAAGGGCTTACCTCTATACCGGCGATTATAGCAATGCCGTTACGGCCGCCACAGAAGTGATTGACGATAAGGCAGATTATACGCTGGAAAGCGATCTTTCCCGTGTATTCCTGACCGGTAGCAGAGAAGCACTGTGGCAACTACAGGAAACTTCCACCAGCTTCTCGCTGAAAGGCGCCACGCCGGAAGGGTTCATCATGCAGCCACTGGTGATGAAAATATCACCGGCCACGTATTGTCTGACGCCTTCGCTGGCGGCTACTTTCGAGCCAGGCGACCTTCGATGGAAACAATGGGTAGACAGCACGGATAATACTACCGGCAACAACGATAAACCAGGCGTCACTTACTTCCCTGCCAAGTATAAGGTAGGACAGGCCACAGGTATACCGGGCATGCTGCCTACAGAATATTATATGGCATTACGCCTCGCGGAAGTATACCTTATCCGCGCAGAAGCCGCTGCCAACGGCGGCGCCGGCGGTATTGCCACTGCTATCTCCGACCTGAACATGATCCGAAACAGGGCAGGATTATCATCGCTGTCTGCCGGCCTGAATAAAGACCAGGTACTTGCTGCGGTAGCGAAAGAGAGAAGGACAGAACTCTTTGCCGAATGGGGACACCGCTGGTTCGATCTGAAACGTACTAAACTCATGCACGATGTGCTGGCAAATGATCCTTTAAAACAACCATGGATAGGCGATTATCAGGCGGTATATCCTATCCCTGTGCTGGAGATCAGTACCAATCATTTCCTCACCCAAAATCCTTTCTACTAA
- a CDS encoding DUF4397 domain-containing protein — protein MKKQLFIYALLSGMMLMSCGKQDVLPRQAAAVNIMNAVVGSSYLATNFKGGLPYDYYYTFVLGYADASLPTRHYSMNAGEQPIWIYNYPDTTAKDEPLVKLNLHLAAGSIHMVYVTGTLAKPDTLLTEESLPYHPAGDSTTSIRFINLSPGSGPVKVVQRGKSAPEAASLPFKTQSAFITYPVNAHLDEYVFEFRDAATDALITTFTTTGVHYPPPSSGQQPWLYQNRALALIGIPGGTGKQKQQVMIVKY, from the coding sequence ATGAAAAAACAACTTTTCATATATGCGTTACTGTCAGGGATGATGCTGATGTCCTGCGGTAAACAGGATGTACTGCCCAGGCAGGCAGCAGCAGTGAATATCATGAATGCAGTAGTAGGAAGTTCCTACCTGGCCACCAATTTCAAGGGAGGACTGCCCTACGATTATTACTACACCTTCGTGCTGGGATATGCAGATGCATCGCTGCCGACACGCCACTACAGCATGAATGCAGGTGAGCAGCCGATATGGATCTACAACTATCCGGATACAACCGCTAAAGATGAGCCGCTGGTGAAGCTGAACCTTCATCTGGCAGCAGGTTCTATTCATATGGTATATGTAACGGGCACCCTGGCAAAGCCAGACACCTTACTGACAGAAGAATCATTACCCTATCATCCTGCCGGCGACAGTACTACCAGCATACGGTTTATTAATCTTTCGCCGGGAAGTGGCCCGGTGAAGGTTGTTCAGCGCGGCAAGAGCGCGCCGGAAGCTGCGTCGCTACCGTTTAAAACACAATCTGCATTTATCACCTATCCTGTCAATGCACACCTGGATGAATATGTTTTTGAGTTCAGAGATGCCGCCACAGATGCTTTGATAACAACGTTTACAACAACAGGGGTGCATTATCCGCCACCATCATCCGGACAACAACCATGGTTATACCAGAACAGGGCACTCGCGTTGATTGGTATACCCGGCGGAACAGGGAAACAAAAACAACAGGTGATGATCGTAAAATATTAA
- a CDS encoding ABC transporter ATP-binding protein, protein MSTILKIERLSHRYSSAWAIRDINLEITETGVVGLLGSNGAGKSTTMNILCGVLNQTEGDVYINDISMRKYPEEAKKEIGFLPQYPPVYADLTVDEYLTYCAQLRKMEKHSVRKAVEEAKERCGIGHFSSRLIGNLSGGYRQRVGIAQAIIHKPRLVVMDEPTNGLDPNQLIEARKLIREIGEDHTVLLSSHILNEVHLLCREVVMIEGGRVIFSDTMDAFNNYVQPHSVLVRMENPPSSGELMKIPGAAKVEFLSDRQIRIYFDGDADITERIITASVQQGWRLREISLDKGLLDDIFKQLSIQSLQ, encoded by the coding sequence ATGAGTACGATATTGAAAATTGAGCGGCTCTCGCACCGGTATAGCAGCGCATGGGCTATACGCGATATTAACCTGGAAATTACAGAAACTGGTGTGGTTGGTTTGCTTGGCTCCAATGGGGCCGGCAAATCCACTACCATGAATATCCTCTGTGGTGTGCTGAATCAGACAGAAGGGGATGTCTATATCAACGACATCAGCATGAGAAAATACCCCGAAGAAGCCAAAAAAGAAATCGGCTTCCTGCCACAGTACCCACCGGTTTATGCAGACCTCACCGTGGATGAATACCTGACCTATTGCGCACAGCTGCGGAAGATGGAAAAGCATAGTGTCAGAAAAGCGGTGGAAGAAGCCAAAGAACGCTGTGGTATCGGGCATTTCAGCTCCAGGCTGATTGGTAACCTTTCCGGTGGCTACCGGCAGCGGGTAGGCATCGCACAGGCCATCATCCATAAACCACGACTGGTAGTAATGGATGAGCCGACGAACGGACTCGATCCCAACCAGCTGATAGAAGCGCGAAAACTAATCCGCGAAATAGGAGAGGACCATACCGTATTGTTGTCGTCCCATATCCTCAACGAAGTACACCTGCTTTGCCGTGAAGTAGTGATGATTGAAGGGGGCCGCGTTATCTTCTCCGATACCATGGATGCCTTTAATAACTACGTACAACCGCATAGTGTGCTGGTACGTATGGAAAATCCTCCTTCTTCCGGTGAATTGATGAAGATACCCGGCGCCGCTAAAGTGGAGTTCCTCAGCGACCGCCAGATACGAATTTATTTTGATGGTGATGCAGATATCACCGAAAGAATTATCACAGCCAGTGTACAACAAGGATGGCGACTACGGGAGATCAGTCTCGATAAAGGCCTGCTGGACGATATTTTCAAGCAACTATCTATTCAATCTCTCCAATAA